The Bos taurus isolate L1 Dominette 01449 registration number 42190680 breed Hereford chromosome 18, ARS-UCD2.0, whole genome shotgun sequence genome has a window encoding:
- the IRF3 gene encoding interferon regulatory factor 3, which translates to MGTQKPRILPWLISQLDRGELEGVAWLGESRTRFRIPWKHGLRQDAQQEDFGIFQAWAVASGAYTPGKDKPDLPTWKRNFRSALNRKEVLRLAEDHSKDSQDPHKIYEFVNSGVRDIPEPDTSQDNGRHNTSDTQEDTLEKLLSDMDLSPGGPSNLTMASEKPPQFLQSPDSDIPALCPNSGLSENPLKQLLANEEDWEFEVTAFYRGCQVFQQTVFCPGGLRLVGSEAGDRMLPGQPIRLPDPATSLTDKSVTDYVQRVLSCLGGGLALWRAGQWLCAQRLGHCHVYWAIGEELLPSCGHKPDGEVPKDREGGVFNLGPFITDLITFIEGSRRSPLYTLWFCVGQSWPQDQPWIKRLVMVKVVPMCLRVLVDIARQGGASSLENTVDLHISNSDPLSLTPDQYMACLQDLAEDMDF; encoded by the exons ATGGGAACCCAAAAGCCTCGGATACTGCCCTGGCTGATATCTCAGCTGGACCGAGGGGAGTTGGAGGGCGTGGCCTGGCTGGGCGAGAGCCGCACGCGTTTCCGCATCCCTTGGAAGCACGGCTTGCGGCAGGATGCCCAGCAGGAGGATTTCGGCATCTTCCAG GCCTGGGCTGTAGCCAGTGGTGCCTATACTCCTGGGAAGGATAAGCCCGACCTGCCGACCTGGAAGAGGAATTTCCGGTCTGCCCTGAACCGGAAGGAAGTGTTGCGTTTAGCGGAGGACCACAGCAAGGACTCCCAAGACCCACACAAAATCTATGAGTTTGTGAACTCAG GAGTCAGGGACATCCCTGAGCCAGATACCTCTCAAGACAATGGCAGACACAATACCTCTGATACCCAG GAAGACACTCTGGAGAAGTTACTGAGTGACATGGACTTGAGCCCAGGAGGGCCCTCGAATCTGACTATGGCCTCTGAGAAGCCCCCTCAGTTCTTGCAGAGTCCCGACTCAGACATCCCTGCTCTTTGCCCAAACTCGGGACTCTCTGAAAACCCCCTGAAGCAGCTGTTGGCAAACGAGGAAG ATTGGGAGTTCGAGGTGACTGCCTTCTACCGGGGCTGCCAAGTCTTCCAGCAGACTGTTTTCTGCCCTGGGGGCCTGCGGCTGGTGGGATCAGAAGCAGGGGACAGGATGCTGCCTGGGCAGCCTATACGACTGCCGGACCCTGCGACGTCCCTGACAGACAAGAGCGTGACAGACTACGTGCAGCGTGTGCTGAGCTGCCTGGGCGGGGGGCTGGCCCTGTGGCGGGCCGGGCAGTGGCTCTGCGCCCAGAGGCTGGGGCACTGCCACGTGTACTGGGCCATAGGCGAGGAGCTCCTCCCCAGCTGTGGCCACAAGCCTGACGGCGAGGTcccgaaggacagggaaggaggTGTGTTCAACCTGGGGCCCTTCATAACAG ATCTGATCACCTTCATTGAAGGAAGCAGACGTTCACCACTCTATACCCTCTGGTTCTGTGTGGGGCAGTCATGGCCCCAGGACCAGCCATGGATCAAGAGGCTTGTGATGGTCAAG GTTGTCCCCATGTGTCTCAGGGTTCTTGTAGACATAGCGCGGCAAGGGGGTGCCTCCTCCCTGGAGAACACTGTCGACCTGCACATTTCCAACAGCGACCCCCTCTCCCTCACCCCAGACCAGTACATGGCCTGCCTCCAGGACCTGGCCGAAGACATGGATTTCTAG
- the IRF3 gene encoding interferon regulatory factor 3 isoform X1 — MLWGRLFGRDCGWSTVEMGERIMAAGGTVEGSLHWGQTMGTQKPRILPWLISQLDRGELEGVAWLGESRTRFRIPWKHGLRQDAQQEDFGIFQAWAVASGAYTPGKDKPDLPTWKRNFRSALNRKEVLRLAEDHSKDSQDPHKIYEFVNSGVRDIPEPDTSQDNGRHNTSDTQEDTLEKLLSDMDLSPGGPSNLTMASEKPPQFLQSPDSDIPALCPNSGLSENPLKQLLANEEDWEFEVTAFYRGCQVFQQTVFCPGGLRLVGSEAGDRMLPGQPIRLPDPATSLTDKSVTDYVQRVLSCLGGGLALWRAGQWLCAQRLGHCHVYWAIGEELLPSCGHKPDGEVPKDREGGVFNLGPFITDLITFIEGSRRSPLYTLWFCVGQSWPQDQPWIKRLVMVKVVPMCLRVLVDIARQGGASSLENTVDLHISNSDPLSLTPDQYMACLQDLAEDMDF; from the exons ATGCTCTGGGGGAGGTTGTTTGGGAGAGACTGTGGATGGTCTACGGTGGAAATGGGTGAAAGGATCATGGCGGCGGGGGGAACTGTGGAAGGGTCTCTTCACTGGG GCCAGACCATGGGAACCCAAAAGCCTCGGATACTGCCCTGGCTGATATCTCAGCTGGACCGAGGGGAGTTGGAGGGCGTGGCCTGGCTGGGCGAGAGCCGCACGCGTTTCCGCATCCCTTGGAAGCACGGCTTGCGGCAGGATGCCCAGCAGGAGGATTTCGGCATCTTCCAG GCCTGGGCTGTAGCCAGTGGTGCCTATACTCCTGGGAAGGATAAGCCCGACCTGCCGACCTGGAAGAGGAATTTCCGGTCTGCCCTGAACCGGAAGGAAGTGTTGCGTTTAGCGGAGGACCACAGCAAGGACTCCCAAGACCCACACAAAATCTATGAGTTTGTGAACTCAG GAGTCAGGGACATCCCTGAGCCAGATACCTCTCAAGACAATGGCAGACACAATACCTCTGATACCCAG GAAGACACTCTGGAGAAGTTACTGAGTGACATGGACTTGAGCCCAGGAGGGCCCTCGAATCTGACTATGGCCTCTGAGAAGCCCCCTCAGTTCTTGCAGAGTCCCGACTCAGACATCCCTGCTCTTTGCCCAAACTCGGGACTCTCTGAAAACCCCCTGAAGCAGCTGTTGGCAAACGAGGAAG ATTGGGAGTTCGAGGTGACTGCCTTCTACCGGGGCTGCCAAGTCTTCCAGCAGACTGTTTTCTGCCCTGGGGGCCTGCGGCTGGTGGGATCAGAAGCAGGGGACAGGATGCTGCCTGGGCAGCCTATACGACTGCCGGACCCTGCGACGTCCCTGACAGACAAGAGCGTGACAGACTACGTGCAGCGTGTGCTGAGCTGCCTGGGCGGGGGGCTGGCCCTGTGGCGGGCCGGGCAGTGGCTCTGCGCCCAGAGGCTGGGGCACTGCCACGTGTACTGGGCCATAGGCGAGGAGCTCCTCCCCAGCTGTGGCCACAAGCCTGACGGCGAGGTcccgaaggacagggaaggaggTGTGTTCAACCTGGGGCCCTTCATAACAG ATCTGATCACCTTCATTGAAGGAAGCAGACGTTCACCACTCTATACCCTCTGGTTCTGTGTGGGGCAGTCATGGCCCCAGGACCAGCCATGGATCAAGAGGCTTGTGATGGTCAAG GTTGTCCCCATGTGTCTCAGGGTTCTTGTAGACATAGCGCGGCAAGGGGGTGCCTCCTCCCTGGAGAACACTGTCGACCTGCACATTTCCAACAGCGACCCCCTCTCCCTCACCCCAGACCAGTACATGGCCTGCCTCCAGGACCTGGCCGAAGACATGGATTTCTAG
- the IRF3 gene encoding interferon regulatory factor 3 isoform X2: MLETCDVALETEVWVRNSPTGRAWEAACAQEVLSARRPDHGNPKASDTALADISAGPRGVGGRGLAGREPHAFPHPLEARLAAGCPAGGFRHLPGVRDIPEPDTSQDNGRHNTSDTQEDTLEKLLSDMDLSPGGPSNLTMASEKPPQFLQSPDSDIPALCPNSGLSENPLKQLLANEEDWEFEVTAFYRGCQVFQQTVFCPGGLRLVGSEAGDRMLPGQPIRLPDPATSLTDKSVTDYVQRVLSCLGGGLALWRAGQWLCAQRLGHCHVYWAIGEELLPSCGHKPDGEVPKDREGGVFNLGPFITDLITFIEGSRRSPLYTLWFCVGQSWPQDQPWIKRLVMVKVVPMCLRVLVDIARQGGASSLENTVDLHISNSDPLSLTPDQYMACLQDLAEDMDF; the protein is encoded by the exons ATGTTAGAGACCTGCGACGTGGCCCTTGAGACGGAGGTCTGGGTGCGGAACTCTCCGACTGGGCGGGCCTGGGAGGCCGCCTGTGCCCAGGAAGTATTATCTGCGCGCAGGCCAGACCATGGGAACCCAAAAGCCTCGGATACTGCCCTGGCTGATATCTCAGCTGGACCGAGGGGAGTTGGAGGGCGTGGCCTGGCTGGGCGAGAGCCGCACGCGTTTCCGCATCCCTTGGAAGCACGGCTTGCGGCAGGATGCCCAGCAGGAGGATTTCGGCATCTTCCAG GAGTCAGGGACATCCCTGAGCCAGATACCTCTCAAGACAATGGCAGACACAATACCTCTGATACCCAG GAAGACACTCTGGAGAAGTTACTGAGTGACATGGACTTGAGCCCAGGAGGGCCCTCGAATCTGACTATGGCCTCTGAGAAGCCCCCTCAGTTCTTGCAGAGTCCCGACTCAGACATCCCTGCTCTTTGCCCAAACTCGGGACTCTCTGAAAACCCCCTGAAGCAGCTGTTGGCAAACGAGGAAG ATTGGGAGTTCGAGGTGACTGCCTTCTACCGGGGCTGCCAAGTCTTCCAGCAGACTGTTTTCTGCCCTGGGGGCCTGCGGCTGGTGGGATCAGAAGCAGGGGACAGGATGCTGCCTGGGCAGCCTATACGACTGCCGGACCCTGCGACGTCCCTGACAGACAAGAGCGTGACAGACTACGTGCAGCGTGTGCTGAGCTGCCTGGGCGGGGGGCTGGCCCTGTGGCGGGCCGGGCAGTGGCTCTGCGCCCAGAGGCTGGGGCACTGCCACGTGTACTGGGCCATAGGCGAGGAGCTCCTCCCCAGCTGTGGCCACAAGCCTGACGGCGAGGTcccgaaggacagggaaggaggTGTGTTCAACCTGGGGCCCTTCATAACAG ATCTGATCACCTTCATTGAAGGAAGCAGACGTTCACCACTCTATACCCTCTGGTTCTGTGTGGGGCAGTCATGGCCCCAGGACCAGCCATGGATCAAGAGGCTTGTGATGGTCAAG GTTGTCCCCATGTGTCTCAGGGTTCTTGTAGACATAGCGCGGCAAGGGGGTGCCTCCTCCCTGGAGAACACTGTCGACCTGCACATTTCCAACAGCGACCCCCTCTCCCTCACCCCAGACCAGTACATGGCCTGCCTCCAGGACCTGGCCGAAGACATGGATTTCTAG
- the BCL2L12 gene encoding bcl-2-like protein 12 isoform X2 codes for MAGSEELGLREDTLRVLAAFLRRGEAVGSPIPTPPRSPAQEEPTDFLSRLRRCLPCSLRRGAVPPESSRPCSLPLRPCYGSEPGPATPDFYALVAQRLEQLVQEQLRSPPSPELQGPAPTEKEALLRKLVALLEEEAEVINQKLASDPALQRKLARLSASSFSRLVELFSSRDVSPRPSQALPCPGPPPPSPEPLARLALAMELSRRVAGLGGTLAGLSVEHVHSFAPWIQAHGGWEGILAVSPVDLNLPLD; via the exons ATGGCGGGCTCGGAAGAGCTGGGGCTCCGGGAGGACACGCTGAGGGTCCTAGCTGCCTTCCTTAGGCGGGGTGAGGCTGTGGGGTCTCCCATTCCGACCCCACCCAG GAGCCCTGCCCAGGAGGAGCCAACAGACTTCCTGAGCCGCCTTCGAAGATGTCTTCCCTGCTCCCTGAGGCGAGGAGCCGTTCCCCCTGAGTCCTCTCGGCCTTGCTCCCTGCCACTCCGGCCCTGCTATGGTTCAGAGCCTG GCCCTGCTACCCCAGATTTCTatgccctggtggcccagcggctGGAACAGCTGGTGCAAGAGCAACTGAGATCCCCACCTAGTCCAG AATTACAGGGTCCCGCACCCACAGAGAAGGAAGCCCTGCTGCGAAAACTGGTCGCCTTGCTGGAAGAGGAGGCAGAAGTCATCAACCAGAAG CTGGCTTCAGACCCAGCCTTACAGCGCAAACTGGCGCGCCTCTCTGCCAGTTCCTTCAGCCGCCTAGTGGAACTCTTCTCTAGCCGAGATGTCAGCCCTCGCCCAAGCCAAGCATTACCGTGCCCTGGGCCTCCGCCACCTTCCCCGGAACCCCTGGCCCGCCTGGCCCTGGCTATGGAGCTGAGCCGGCGCGTGGCTGGGCTGGGGGGCACCTTGGCCGGACTCAGTGTAGAGCATGTGCACAGCTTCGCGCCCTGGATCCAGGCCCATGGGGGCTGG
- the BCL2L12 gene encoding bcl-2-like protein 12 isoform X1, translating to MFAAKPAGIGAPMAGSEELGLREDTLRVLAAFLRRGEAVGSPIPTPPRSPAQEEPTDFLSRLRRCLPCSLRRGAVPPESSRPCSLPLRPCYGSEPGPATPDFYALVAQRLEQLVQEQLRSPPSPELQGPAPTEKEALLRKLVALLEEEAEVINQKLASDPALQRKLARLSASSFSRLVELFSSRDVSPRPSQALPCPGPPPPSPEPLARLALAMELSRRVAGLGGTLAGLSVEHVHSFAPWIQAHGGWEGILAVSPVDLNLPLD from the exons ATGTTTGCTGCGAAGCCTGCTGGGATTG GTGCCCCCATGGCGGGCTCGGAAGAGCTGGGGCTCCGGGAGGACACGCTGAGGGTCCTAGCTGCCTTCCTTAGGCGGGGTGAGGCTGTGGGGTCTCCCATTCCGACCCCACCCAG GAGCCCTGCCCAGGAGGAGCCAACAGACTTCCTGAGCCGCCTTCGAAGATGTCTTCCCTGCTCCCTGAGGCGAGGAGCCGTTCCCCCTGAGTCCTCTCGGCCTTGCTCCCTGCCACTCCGGCCCTGCTATGGTTCAGAGCCTG GCCCTGCTACCCCAGATTTCTatgccctggtggcccagcggctGGAACAGCTGGTGCAAGAGCAACTGAGATCCCCACCTAGTCCAG AATTACAGGGTCCCGCACCCACAGAGAAGGAAGCCCTGCTGCGAAAACTGGTCGCCTTGCTGGAAGAGGAGGCAGAAGTCATCAACCAGAAG CTGGCTTCAGACCCAGCCTTACAGCGCAAACTGGCGCGCCTCTCTGCCAGTTCCTTCAGCCGCCTAGTGGAACTCTTCTCTAGCCGAGATGTCAGCCCTCGCCCAAGCCAAGCATTACCGTGCCCTGGGCCTCCGCCACCTTCCCCGGAACCCCTGGCCCGCCTGGCCCTGGCTATGGAGCTGAGCCGGCGCGTGGCTGGGCTGGGGGGCACCTTGGCCGGACTCAGTGTAGAGCATGTGCACAGCTTCGCGCCCTGGATCCAGGCCCATGGGGGCTGG